TATTATAATACAAATTTGGCTTTGCTTTTTAATTGATTAAAGATATTTAAACGATCGCTTTTGCTATCAACATAAACACTTAAAAGATAACTTTTGTATGTTCCTTGTTTACTAGTATTTGAGATTTTGTATTTAAATTCTCTTTCATTAAGTATTTGAGTAAAAACTTCTAAGGCATCAACCCCAGCTTCAAAAACGACTTTATAATCCCAAAAAGTAGGGTAATTTATAATAGGTTCTTTTTTAAGATCGCATATATTTACCACTTTTTCCTCCTTCTTTGCTTTCTAAAACTATATTAGTAATTTGCATGCTTTTATCAATAGCCTTAACCATATCATAAATAGTTAAAAGCCCAATGCTAACAGCAGTTAAGCTTTCCATTTCAACTCCGGTTTTTCCTTCGCATTTTACGATTACAAAAAGTTTAAAAGAATATTCTTCTTTGTTTTCTTCTATGTGAGTTTGTACTTTTGAAATCATTAAAGGATGACACATTGGAATGAGATTTGAAGTTTGCTTAGCTCCCATGATAGCTGCTGCGATGGCAGTTTGTAAAACAGGTCCTTTTTTAGCTTTATTTTCGATAATAGCTTCAAATGCTTCTTTACTCATGTATATTTTACCACTTGCACAAGCTTCTCTTTGGGTAATATCTTTTTGACTTACATCTACCATTTTGGGATGATTTTTTTCATCTAAATGTGTTAAATTCATATTTTTCCTTAAGTAAAGTTTGAAAAATTATACCAAAATGTATATTTTTATATTAAAATACTACTAAAAAATTTTAAAGGATTTGTAATGGCTTATGATGATGAAGAATTTGAAAATTACGATGATGAAATGTATGATGAAACAGATGATGATACTTATGTAAACAATCAAAGATCGTATAATTATGATGATGATGATTATGAATACGATGATGATTATAGTGATGATGATACTTATGAGATGGATTAAGAGTGAGTAAAAATCTTAGTAAAAAAGATATAAAAGTTTTAGGTCTTTCTTCTTTGGGAGGGACTTTAGAATTTTATGATTTTATCATTTTTGTATTTTTTGCAAGTTATATTTCTAAAAATTTCTTTCCTGAAAATTTAAGTCCATTTTGGCAAATGTTTAATACTTATGGAATTTTTGCTGCAGGATATTTGGCTAGACCACTTGGCGGTATAGTTATGGCTCATTTTGGCGATAAATTTGGTCGCAAGAAAATGTTTATGCTTAGTATTTTGCTGATGGTTGTGCCAACTTTTATGCTCGCTTTTATACCTGCTTATGAAAGTATAGGATATTTATGTATAGTATTTTTAGTGTTTGTAAGGATTTGTCAAGGTATAGCTATAGGCGGGGAATTGCCTGGTGCTTGGGTTTTTGTGTTTGAGCATGCTCCAAAGGGTCAAAAACGCACTTATCTTGGAATTTTAACAGCTTCTGTGGTAGGTGGAATTTTACTTGGTAGTTTTGTGTTTTTGATGATGAATAAACTTTTCACGCAAGAAGAGCTTTATGAGTGGGCTTGGAGAATTCCATTTTTTCTGGGTGGAATTTTTGGGATTATTTCTGCATATTTGCGTAAATTTTTAAGAGAAACTCCTGTTTTTGAGAAAATGAAAAAAGATAAAGCCTTAGAAAAATTTCCTTTAAAAGAAGTGTTTAAAAAGGCTAAACTAGGTATAGTACTTTCTATGTTAATAACTTGGGTTTTAACTGCTTGTATTGTTGTGATGATTTTAATCATACCTTCTTTTATGGCAAAAATTTTAAGTATTGATGCAAGCATTCAAACTTATATGCAAATGCTTGGTATAGTTGTACTTGTAATTGGTTGTATATTAAGTGGAATTTTGGCTGATAAAATAGGTATGGTAAAAGCTTGTGTGATTTTTTCATTAGGATTTTTCTTAACTTGCTTGTTTTATTTTAATACTCTTTATACCAAAATACCTGATTTTAATACAGTGAGTGTGTATTATTTGTCTGCTTGTTTTTTTGCTGGAGTGATGAATTTTTGCCCTTTAATGATGAGTGAAGTATTTGATGCTAAGATTAAATTTTCAGGACTTAGTTTTTCATATAATATAGCTTATGCATTGGCCGGTGGTTTTACCCCGCAACTTGCTCTATTTTTACACACCATTGCTTTAGGAAATTTAGAAAATATTGCTCGTTTTTCTTTGGGATTTTATATGCTAGCTATGGCTATAATCTCACTTTTTTCTGCTTTGATGTTTAAATATCTTAGTAATACCCAACGCACATACTCTCAGTAATTTTAATACGCTTTTCCAAAGGAGTAGGGCTAAAAAAATGGCATTTTTCGATGTAAATATTATAATTATAATCTAGCTTTAAAAGATCGTAAAATGCCTTTAAATTTACAAATTTAACTCCACACACTTCTTTTATATCTAAGATTTTATAAATTTGAGAATTATTTTTTTCTACTAAATGAGATGGGGCTAAAGTGGTAAATGAGCAAAAAGCACTTGCTAACACGTAGCCGCTTAAATTTTCACATTTTTGTATAAGGTGTTGATGTTTTTTTAAAATACTTTTTTTGTTTAAAAATATCACCCTTGTGCCTTGATAGCGTGCTGCTTGAACATTTTTCCAAAATTTGTAGGCGTTTTTAGAGATATTTGCTAATTGATGCAACTGCACATTTAAGACATAATCATCTAAGAATTGATTAGGTGGTAAAATAGTATAAGTCATAGTTTTTTTCTTTAGTTTTGTTTTTGAAATTATACTAAAAATTGATTTTTGTTTATATTTTTAATTTATAAATTTAATACAATAAGTAAAAATTATTTTTTAAGGAAAAGCATGAAATTTGAAACTATTAATCATGATGGTATAAAAAAACTTATGAGTGTTTTTTATGCAAAGGTTAGAGTGGATAAAGATTTAGGGCCTATTTTTAATGAAAAAATCGGCACAGATGATGAGAGTTGGAAAAAGCATAAAGAAAAAATAGCAAGTTTTTGGGCAGGGATGTTTTTAGCTGATCCAAGTTATAGTGGTTCACCTTTGAGAGCCCATCATGAATTACCTCCATTTCCAAGAGAATTTTTTGATATTTGGCTTAATCTATTTGATGAGAGTTTGCAAGAAGTTTTTGAAGATGAACCAAGAAATATCATTATGGAAAGAGCCAGAATGATAGCTCAAAGATTTCAAATGATTATTTATGATCATAGATTTGCTTAAGAGTTTAAAAACTCTTAGCGATAGTTAAATGTATGTAAGTTTTCACTATGTGAATATTTATAACTATATTTTCCATCAAGATATATTACCAAACGATAATATCCTTTATGTGAACCAAATACAACTTTTCTAACTTGTGCTGTATTAACTTGCAGCGTTTTGGTGTTGAAATTTTGTTTTTTAGCAAAATCTATAATAATTTTAGTAGGATCACCTATAGATAGATGTCTTAGTATTTTATCCTGGGTTTTGATATTGATTTTGTTATTGTAAAAACCAAGAGAAATAAAATTATAAATATTTCCACTAAAAAGCGGTGTTTCTATATTTAAAGTAGTGTTATTTTCTTCTGTTTTTGAGTTTTTATTTCCTTGTTTTTGTGGCACGGTTACAGATACATCAAGTATAGGCGTGGCATTTGGACTTTTAGTTTTTATAAATGAGTAGGTATCATGCCAGTTAATACTTTTGTATATATCTAGAGTGGTTTGCTCTTCAGAGCCATCAAGGTTAATGTAAGTAATGGTAATATTTTTTAAAATTCTCGCATCAGAATTAAAGTTAAAATCTTGCCTTTGAAAAGGACTAAGTTTTGCAAATTCGGTATTTTTTTGTTCTATATTATTATCAAAAGGATTATCTTTTGCATTTAAAAATACACAAGAAAGTAAAAACAATATAAAAAATTTAATTCTCATGCGAATTTTCTCCCTTAAGTCTTAAAAGTTGCAAATATTCTTTTTGAGCTTGAGCATTTTTAGCTTTTAAAGTCATTATATTTTTTTCTAAAATTTTTTGCTCTTCTTTAAGTGTTAGTAGTACATCTAGAGAAGATTTACCAAAAAACATATTGCCAAAATACATAGCAACAATAATAGCTACAAATGATAAAGCAATAGTCTTGATGAGTTGATGATGAGCTTCCTTTTTTTTGGAATGCTCATCATACTCTTTTAATAAATCGCTCAGAGTTTATCTCCTAAATATTCATCATTATCAAGTTCTATTTCTAATAAGCGATTGTATTTAGCAGTTCTTTCACCTCTTGCTAGGGCTCCTGTTTTGATTTGTCCCGTATTAAGCGCTACTGCAAAATCAGCTATAAAAGCATCTTCGCTTTCGCCACTTCTATGACTCATAATACATCTGTAATTATTTCTATGAGCTAATCTTACTGTTCTCATAGTTTGAGTGATTGTTCCAATTTGATTAGGCTTAATCAATACAGCATTTGCCATATTTTTTATGATACCTTCTCTTAAAATATCTTCATTAGTTACAAATAAATCATCACCCACAAGTTGAATTTTATTGCCAAGCTTTTGAGTAAGTTTAATCCAACCTTCATAATCATCTTCAGCTAAACCATCTTCAATACTGAAAATAGGATATTTAGCACAAAGTTCCTCATAACGCGCGATTAAGTCTTCACTTGAGAAAACTTTACCTTCTAAGTGATATTTACCATCTTTATAAAGTTCACTACTTGCTACATCTAGAGCTAGTTTGATTTTATTTTCATAACCTGCTTTTTTAATACAAGTCATTAAAAGATCAAGAGGTTCTGTATTATTTGCTAAATTTGGTGCAAAACCACCCTCATCACCTAAAGCAGTAGAGTGACCTAGATTAGCTAGTTCTTTTTTCAACACAGCATAAATTTCACAAACTGATCTTAATCCTTCTTTAAAGCTTGAAAAACCAAAAGGCATAATCATAAATTCTTGAAAATCTACGCTATTGTTTGCATGCGCACCACCATTTATTATATTACACATTGGCACGGGTAATACGCTTGCGTTTGCCCCACCTAAATAGCGGTATAAAGGCACACCTAAAGCATTAGCAGCAGCGCGTGCTGTTGCCATAGAAATTCCTAAGGTTGCATTTGCTCCTAGGTTAGAGTAGTTTTTTGTCCCATCAAGCTCTAAAAGAGTATTATCTAGCTGGGTTTGATTAAATGCGTCAAGCCCTATAATATTTTCAGCTATAATGCCATTGATGTTTTCAATAGCTTTTAAAACACCTTTACCGCCAAATCTTTCATCATTATCTCTTAATTCTAAAGCTTCTTTTTTTCCTGTGCTTGCGCCACTTGGAACGATAGCACTTCCCACGCTGCCATCACTTAGCATGATTTCAGCTTTAATGGTAGGATTGCCTCTACTATCTAAAACTTCAAAAGCTCTTAAATCTTCAATAATCAACATTATTCCTCTCCTTCTTCATCGTCTTCTTTTGCACCCAAAATCATACTATCTATACCGATTGAGTTTTGTATAGCTTGAGTAATTTCATCTGCAATAGCTGGATTTTCTTTTAAAAAAGCTTTGGCGTTTTCTCTGCCTT
This genomic stretch from Campylobacter lari subsp. concheus harbors:
- a CDS encoding highly acidic protein yields the protein MAYDDEEFENYDDEMYDETDDDTYVNNQRSYNYDDDDYEYDDDYSDDDTYEMD
- the moaC gene encoding cyclic pyranopterin monophosphate synthase MoaC; this encodes MNLTHLDEKNHPKMVDVSQKDITQREACASGKIYMSKEAFEAIIENKAKKGPVLQTAIAAAIMGAKQTSNLIPMCHPLMISKVQTHIEENKEEYSFKLFVIVKCEGKTGVEMESLTAVSIGLLTIYDMVKAIDKSMQITNIVLESKEGGKSGKYMRS
- a CDS encoding HP0495 family protein; the protein is MVNICDLKKEPIINYPTFWDYKVVFEAGVDALEVFTQILNEREFKYKISNTSKQGTYKSYLLSVYVDSKSDRLNIFNQLKSKAKFVL
- a CDS encoding AMIN domain-containing protein yields the protein MRIKFFILFLLSCVFLNAKDNPFDNNIEQKNTEFAKLSPFQRQDFNFNSDARILKNITITYINLDGSEEQTTLDIYKSINWHDTYSFIKTKSPNATPILDVSVTVPQKQGNKNSKTEENNTTLNIETPLFSGNIYNFISLGFYNNKINIKTQDKILRHLSIGDPTKIIIDFAKKQNFNTKTLQVNTAQVRKVVFGSHKGYYRLVIYLDGKYSYKYSHSENLHTFNYR
- a CDS encoding MFS transporter; the protein is MSKNLSKKDIKVLGLSSLGGTLEFYDFIIFVFFASYISKNFFPENLSPFWQMFNTYGIFAAGYLARPLGGIVMAHFGDKFGRKKMFMLSILLMVVPTFMLAFIPAYESIGYLCIVFLVFVRICQGIAIGGELPGAWVFVFEHAPKGQKRTYLGILTASVVGGILLGSFVFLMMNKLFTQEELYEWAWRIPFFLGGIFGIISAYLRKFLRETPVFEKMKKDKALEKFPLKEVFKKAKLGIVLSMLITWVLTACIVVMILIIPSFMAKILSIDASIQTYMQMLGIVVLVIGCILSGILADKIGMVKACVIFSLGFFLTCLFYFNTLYTKIPDFNTVSVYYLSACFFAGVMNFCPLMMSEVFDAKIKFSGLSFSYNIAYALAGGFTPQLALFLHTIALGNLENIARFSLGFYMLAMAIISLFSALMFKYLSNTQRTYSQ
- a CDS encoding group III truncated hemoglobin; this encodes MKFETINHDGIKKLMSVFYAKVRVDKDLGPIFNEKIGTDDESWKKHKEKIASFWAGMFLADPSYSGSPLRAHHELPPFPREFFDIWLNLFDESLQEVFEDEPRNIIMERARMIAQRFQMIIYDHRFA
- the eno gene encoding phosphopyruvate hydratase, producing the protein MLIIEDLRAFEVLDSRGNPTIKAEIMLSDGSVGSAIVPSGASTGKKEALELRDNDERFGGKGVLKAIENINGIIAENIIGLDAFNQTQLDNTLLELDGTKNYSNLGANATLGISMATARAAANALGVPLYRYLGGANASVLPVPMCNIINGGAHANNSVDFQEFMIMPFGFSSFKEGLRSVCEIYAVLKKELANLGHSTALGDEGGFAPNLANNTEPLDLLMTCIKKAGYENKIKLALDVASSELYKDGKYHLEGKVFSSEDLIARYEELCAKYPIFSIEDGLAEDDYEGWIKLTQKLGNKIQLVGDDLFVTNEDILREGIIKNMANAVLIKPNQIGTITQTMRTVRLAHRNNYRCIMSHRSGESEDAFIADFAVALNTGQIKTGALARGERTAKYNRLLEIELDNDEYLGDKL